Proteins encoded in a region of the Orcinus orca chromosome 8, mOrcOrc1.1, whole genome shotgun sequence genome:
- the ZNF214 gene encoding zinc finger protein 214 isoform X2 codes for MPPFYSSAFSTLHASPKKEHRGGRNGHYFPHSLIPDFFFLESLIFDQMAVTFEDVTVNFTWEEWKFLDSSQKKLYREVMWENYTNVMSVGNWKESYRLQEERFRYFEHEHLSCWQGWRNASTQIYDNQKYVEMVQGIDSKDLKQQHLSHSQEWLILFTQGPGFGNYELTFEGKIPRNLKYTKFIPCQSLETKHTEDNGREIYVSDSRGFQGRRYHVVISRKNLSVEREQKLIGPHSYIPGEEALPEYIGEICQNDLLKGSVEEKYCGYNKCKESNYWNSQCVHKRNQLGEKLYPCSITTACFTQRLDLYRHPRIHIGKKPYRCNEGASNFSQSCGVHFHQRVHPGEVPYICNVCSKSFSQISSLHCHQRVHTEEKLYRLQCDKDLGRNSLLHIHQRLHIHQRLHIGEKPFKCDQCGKSFSRSSVLHVHQRVHTGEKPYKCDECGKGFSQSSNLRIHQLVHTGEKSYKCDDCGKGFTQRSNLQIHQRVHTGEKPYKCDDCGKDFSHSSDLRIHQRVHTGEKPYTCHECGKGFSKSSKLHTHQRVHTGEKPYKCEQCGKGFSQRSHLLIHQRVHTGEKPYKCDDCGKGFSHSSNLHIHQRVHTGEKPYQCAKCGKGFSHSSALRIHQRVHMGEKIHKCHEYYKGFDQNSHLHSNHRRKTL; via the exons ATTTCTTCTTCCTGGAAAGCCTGATCTTCGACCAGATGGCAGTAACATTTGAAGATGTGACTGTTAATTTTACTTGGGAGGAGTGGAAATTCTTGGATTCTTCTCAAAAAAAGCTCTACAGAGAGGTCATGTGGGAGAACTACACAAATGTCATGTCAGTAG GAAACTGGAAAGAGAGCTACAGACTCCAAGAAGAAAGATTCAGATATTTTGAACATGAACATCTTTCCTGCTGGCAAGGCTGGAGGAATGCCAGCACTCAGATATATGATAATCAGAAATATGTGGAAATGGTTCAAGGTATAGATTCCAAAGACCTAAAGCAGCAACACCTTTCTCACTCTCAAGAATGGTTAATACTCTTCACACAAGGACCAGGGTTTGGGAACTATGAACTGACTTTTGAAGGTAAAATTCCCAGGAACTTAAAATATACGAAGTTTATACCTTGTCAATCCTTAGAAACAAAACACACTGAAGACAATGGTAGAGAAATCTATGTGAGTGATTCACGTGGTTTTCAAGGACGCAGATACCATGTTGTCATATCCAGGAAAAATCTCTCTGTGGAAAGAGAACAGAAGCTCATAGGTCCGCATTCTTATATCCCAGGAGAGGAAGCCCTTCCAGAGTACATTGGGGAGATATGCCAAAATGACCTGCTGAAAGGCTCTGTGGAAGAGAAATACTGTggatataataaatgtaaagaaagTAATTATTGGAACTCACAGTGTGTTCACAAGAGAAATCAACTTGGAGAAAAGTTGTATCCATGCTCCATCACCACAGCATGCTTCACTCAGAGATTGGACCTATACAGACATCCAAGAATCCACATAGGTAAGAAGCCGTACAGATGTAATGAAGGTGCCAGTAATTTTAGTCAGAGCTGCGGTGTTCACTTTCATCAGAGAGTCCACCCAGGGGAGGTACCTTATATATGTAATGTGTGTAGTAAGAGCTTCAGTCAGATCTCCAGTCTTCACTGTCATCAAAGAGTCCACACAGAAGAGAAACTCTATAGACTGCAGTGTGATAAGGACCTCGGTAGAAATTCATTACTTCACATTCACCAGAGACTTCACATTCACCAGAGACTTCACATAGGAGAGAAGCCTTTTAAGTGTGATCAGTGTGGTAAGAGTTTTAGTCGGAGTTCAGTACTTCATGTTCATCAGAGAgtccacacaggagagaaaccatataagTGTGATGAGTGTGGTAAGGGCTTCAGTCAGAGTTCAAATCTTCGAATCCATCAGTTAGTCCACACAGGAGAAAAGTCCTATAAATGTGATGACTGTGGTAAGGGCTTTACCCAGCGCTCAAATCTTCAAATCCATCAGAGGGTGCATACAGGAGAGAAGCCTTACAAATGTGACGACTGTGGGAAGGACTTTAGTCACAGCTCAGATCTTCGCATTCATCAGAGGGTCCATACAGGGGAGAAGCCCTATACTTGTCATGAATGTGGGAAGGGCTTCAGCAAGAGTTCCAAACTTCACACTCACCAAAGAGtacatactggagagaaaccctataaatgtGAACAGTGTGGGAAGGGCTTCAGTCAGCGTTCTCATCTTCTCATTCATCAGAGAGTCCATACAGGAGAAAAACCCTATAAATGTGATGATTGTGGAAAGGGCTTTAGTCACAGCTCAAATCTTCACATTCATCAGAGGGTCCACACAGGAGAGAAGCCTTATCAATGTGCTAAGTGTGGTAAGGGTTTCAGCCATAGCTCAGCTCTTCGAATTCATCAAAGAGTCCACATGGGAGAAAAGATTCATAAATGCCATGAGTATTATAAGGGGTTCGATCAGAATTCACATCTTCACagtaatcacagaagaaaaacctTATAA